The following is a genomic window from Kogia breviceps isolate mKogBre1 chromosome 4, mKogBre1 haplotype 1, whole genome shotgun sequence.
cacacacacacacacacacacacacacacaagcagtgGATGACATAGGTGGGTAGAAGAAACAGCAGCAcaaactcagacacacacacacacacacacacacaagcagtgGATGACATAGGTGGGTAGAAGAAACAGCAGCAcaaactcagacacacacacacacacacacacacacacacacacacccctctaaaAGAAAACTGGTGAAAAAGAACTGTCCTCTCTGAAATGTACCAATTCCAGAGTACAGAAAGGAGGCCTTACCTGTGCTGGGCTCCCTCGACTCCTCGCCAAAGCCTTGCGTGTCCTTCTTTTTCCTACAAAGAGCAGACAGTGACCACTTTCAATAGGACAAACAGACCACTTAGTCCCCGGGCCCTGATCCCCAGCTCAGAGGGGAGTTCTAGCCCTACCGTtggtttgctgtgtgacctctttTGCGCGGTTCAGTGATGTTCCCTGGGCCACCCCTTGCCCAGTCAATCACAGCCATGCCTGCAGCCACCGACGGGGTGGAGAGAGTGGTTCGAGGGAGCCAGGTGCGGGGCTGCGGGTACAGATTAGGGCTAAGAGATTCTCGGGGGATGGGTCTGAGGCTTTCATGGGTGCGAGCAGAGGGATCCCGTGGGAACTGAGAGTCCGGAGTTCAAATCTCGACGGCGCGGAGAGTCACAAAAGGATGGACTCCGTTGGAGGCGGAACttggggctgggacctgggggcggggccggcggcgTAGGGCGTGCTCACGCTCGCGAAGGCGGGGCTACGGGTCCCCCGGATGGAGCCACGATCCAACGCGGCCTACTCACAGCTTAAAGTTGAGCACCGCCCCGGCGTTCATCAACAGCGTCCTGCAGAGGGAGAATGCGGTTACCTGGATCGCCCCCACCCTGTCGGGCCCTCACGTCCCATCCTCTGGTCCCCCTAATTACCCAAACAGCAGGATGTCCCCGATCATTGTTACTGCCGGCGCGTCCGTCAGAACAGGAAGCGGAAACCtcgggaagggaggggagaggaacacGAGCCGACCAATTTCGAAGCAGCTCTGGGGAGGGCTTGACCAATCAAAGACCAAGACAGGCAGGGTCCCGCCTTCTTCAGGCCAAGCCCCCTAAAGAAAAAGTGAGCGCAGCTTCTTGCTAGGAAGGCCTGCGGAGGGTAACCAAGAAAGGGCGGGGCGGAGGCATGACGTCACCTAGGGGCGGAGCCACCTGGGGCAGGGTTGGGTAACGGATTGGAAGCCTTTTGCGCATGCGTGAGAGACCAGCCAGCCAGAGCACTAGCACAGTAGCTTTCCCTTCTGCTGGGCTGGGCTCTCGGATGCGGCTTCTGGAGAAACGGTGCCCCCTGATCATTGAACTGCATAGGGGAATGAGTCCTGATGCAGTGGGCTCTACCGGGCATGGACGCCCCAACTGTTGTACTCCAAAAGGGCCTCCTCCTGGGCCCCACGGAAGGCGGGACCTCCACTAGGCAGGCACTACCTGGGGCGGGGGTCCCGACTGAGCGGTTCCCTCGGAGGACGGGATTCCTTGCGCGGCACAGAAGTCATGATTTACAGAGGGCTGGGATCATGACGGCTCGATAGAAGACGGGGGTTCTGACCGAATGGACCCTATGGGACACGGGAGTATGGGGTTCACAACTGATCTGGTCCCACGGCGGATGGAGGTCCGGATCCAAGGGCTCCACAGAGGACGTGGGTCCTGATCAGTCCCACAGGAACGCGGTCCTGAATGGTCCGTCCCGCCTGGGTGGGCTCCGTGAGGAACGGATCCTGCCCCCCTCCAAGGACAGATCCCCTGTCCAACTCACACTCCACGGGGACCCCGTACCCCGCCTGGCTGGGCTGAATGGGGTCGCGATGGCCCGAGGGACAGTGTGGGACATTGGACCGACCGGCCTCCAAGGGACTGGAGGGTCCCACCACCCGCCCCAAGGCCAGCCAGCGGTCGCCCCTCCTCTCCCGcgggggcagggttgggggcgGCGCCTGGAGGGCGGGGGCGGGTCCAGTGGGGGGGGCGCAGTTGCAGGCGACTGGACTCACCgggccgggggctggggtgggacccGGCGGGCGCCATGGAGCTGCTCTCGGCGCTGAGCCTGGGCGAGCTTGCGCTCAGCTTCTCGCGGGTGCCCCTCTTTCCTGTCTTCGACCTTAGCTACTTCATCGTCTCCATTCTCTACCTCAAGTATGAGCCAGGTGAGCCAGGGCCGGAGGCTGGAGAGGACTGGCATTGCGGGGCGGGGGACGGCGGTAAACCCCGGGGTCTGGAGGAGGGGAAAGGCCTGAATCGTGGGGGAACAGTCCCAGGGACCGGTTTGGGGTCCGATCATGGGGTTCTCCCATACGGGGCCggacagaggggagagagaagagagagggcaaggagagaagcTCTCCTGAGATTGTGGCACTGGGGGAAGGGAAGCAGATGCAggctggagaaaaggaaaggaacgtGATTGCTCAGAGGAGGGGAAACAGGTGCTGGGGAGGATGCAGAGAGAGAAGGTCAGGGGTCCGAGCAGGGTACGGTCGCAGGAACTTGGGCGAGGGGCGTAGGTTGTGGTGAGGGCGCAGGCGGGTCGGCTCTGCTGGCTCGGCCAGACGTCCTGGCTGCCCGCAGCCGTGACCTCCCTCCTTGCCCTTGGAGCGGGGAGCCAGAACGGCAGCTGAGTGTCTATATAAGGGCCGGCAGTGCTGGGAGCTGTGATCAGGTTCAGAGAAAGTGACACCGGTGCCTCTTCCCCGCTGTGGCCCTGGGGCaacctcctctccctttccctgggCCAAGGCTCTGCTGGATCTCGGAGCCCAGAGGGAATTCTTCCAGGTCTGGTCCGGATCCTTTTCACTTACTGAGCAGTACCGGCCCTAGGGCAGGATGATTTGGGGTCAGCCTCCTCCCACCAGCTCTAGACCCTCATGGAGAATCGCTGGGGGGAAAACCCAGCTTcttggattgttttgtttttttttttttttgaaccatttttttaaatgatggtaaaTGGCTTCCTTAGAATGCATTCTATTTTTATACAAGGTTCAGGGAGTGTTTCTTGTTTATCTCCTAGTATTTTAATAATTCTAGCACACCAGCAAACTAAATGGACAGTAGAATTTAGCTTTAGAAAAAAGACCAATCACCCGAAACTTTGTGATCTTTTCTCACACTTAGATGTAAATTATCACTATATTCTCTGGAAATAGcttttttaaagatgataaaaataggtgcttgtgtatatttaaaaaagaaagaaagaaagaaaaacaaacaaactgaaaagcCCAAAGGAAAAAGGGGATAGTTACAGTTGACATGGTGGCCACCATTCCAGACCTCACTTCTCTGCATTTATACCCCTGTAGTTACAGATGTAAATGCACAGTCTTATGCAAATAAGATCATACTCTGCCTGGCAAGtgtttttgttccattttattttagcttGTCCACATGCCAGAGTCTATTTCTTTAAAGGCTCTTCTGAAAAGCAGTTACTTTGCAAAGCAAAATAAGCTTTGTGCCTGAACATGGAGCTGTATTTCCTGTCTGCAGATGAATTCCTGGTGGCTCAGGCCAGTCCCTTGGGCAAGTACAGAACCTAGCACACATTGGGAAATCGAAAATTGTGAAGGGCAGGAGCCCAGTAGGGATGTAGGACACAAGTCTCGGAAGGAAAGAGGTCTCTGGGCTGGCTGGGAGCATGCAGAGGGGTTGGGATATTTCTGCTGGAGTCACAGAGTAAATCACCTGAACTTGAAGTACTGCAGCCTGAAGGTTCCTGAAGGCTGAAAGGGTTCAGTGGTTCTGAACCCCAGCAGCACATTAGAGGCTCCTGGGGGTTCTTAAACCCCCATCTCATCTCCACTCCAGACCAATAGAATCAGAATATCTGGGATAGGGCCCTGACATGCTCATGTTTcaagctcccctcccccaaggatGCTATATGCTGTCAAGGTTGAGAACCCCCTGCTCTGATCAACATTCAACTCCCTCCTTTCATAACTggggaaataggaaaaaaaggctAAGCTAATTTACATACACAATGAGCCTGTGGTCCCATGGCTGGTAGATGACAGCCTTGGGATTCGAACCCCGGTCCGCTTGATCCCAAGAATCACTGCGATTGCTCTGGGGTA
Proteins encoded in this region:
- the SMIM7 gene encoding small integral membrane protein 7; translation: MTSVPRKESRPPREPLSRDPRPRFPLPVLTDAPAVTMIGDILLFGTLLMNAGAVLNFKLKKKDTQGFGEESREPSTGDNIREFLLSLRYFRIFIALWNVFMMFCMIVLFGS